In one Sporomusa sphaeroides DSM 2875 genomic region, the following are encoded:
- the flgD gene encoding flagellar hook assembly protein FlgD, translated as MAGIYTTNSTQSAASSATDKTNNRTNKTNELGKDDFLKLLITQLRYQDPMEPMEDKDFIAQMAQFTSLEQMKNLNTSMQMSQASGLIGKVVSWAQGGQLYYGMVNSVQIVNGEARLVLDENTTVGLSEVISVTEIPVDYTTGQMTQASTLIGKTVGWIDKDGKETYGVVNSVRLVDGVPKLVIGDSTIGLSEVTSVKDSSTGD; from the coding sequence ATGGCTGGTATATATACTACTAACTCAACGCAGAGCGCAGCAAGCTCAGCTACTGACAAGACCAATAACAGGACCAATAAAACCAATGAACTTGGCAAAGATGATTTCCTGAAGTTATTGATTACGCAGCTGAGATATCAAGATCCGATGGAGCCGATGGAAGATAAGGATTTTATTGCCCAAATGGCCCAATTTACCAGTTTGGAACAAATGAAAAACCTGAACACCTCGATGCAGATGAGTCAGGCCAGCGGTTTGATTGGAAAGGTAGTCAGCTGGGCGCAGGGTGGACAGCTTTACTATGGCATGGTCAATTCTGTGCAAATAGTCAACGGCGAAGCAAGACTGGTTCTTGACGAAAATACCACTGTGGGGCTGAGTGAAGTAATAAGCGTTACGGAAATTCCGGTTGATTACACTACCGGGCAGATGACTCAGGCCAGCACCCTGATCGGTAAAACAGTAGGCTGGATAGATAAAGACGGGAAGGAAACCTACGGCGTGGTGAATTCTGTGCGCCTGGTGGATGGTGTGCCGAAACTGGTTATTGGCGACAGCACTATCGGGCTAAGTGAAGTAACCAGCGTCAAGGATAGCTCCACAGGTGACTAG
- a CDS encoding TIGR02530 family flagellar biosynthesis protein: protein MSDNRIYQSYQPLPPIVPVSSSPKPARAAANQPAAGTSFNQILGQELAGVTFSKHALQRLDSRKIQLDSSQLNQLSQAIDKAAQKGAKESLIIMDNNLAFVVSVKNKTVITAVDGASGAGNVFTNIDSAVII, encoded by the coding sequence ATGTCTGATAACCGTATTTACCAGTCATATCAGCCTTTGCCGCCAATAGTACCGGTATCATCGTCACCCAAACCAGCAAGAGCAGCGGCGAATCAACCGGCTGCGGGAACCAGTTTCAATCAAATTCTGGGTCAGGAACTTGCCGGCGTTACTTTTTCCAAGCATGCGCTCCAGCGGCTTGACAGCCGGAAAATTCAGCTTGACAGCAGCCAGCTCAATCAGCTCAGTCAGGCTATTGACAAAGCGGCGCAAAAAGGTGCAAAAGAATCACTGATCATTATGGATAATAATTTGGCGTTTGTCGTCAGTGTGAAAAACAAAACGGTAATTACTGCTGTGGACGGCGCAAGTGGCGCAGGCAACGTATTTACCAATATTGACAGTGCGGTAATCATTTAG